Below is a genomic region from Rhodothermia bacterium.
GGATATGGTGGTTTTGGTGTTGATTTGTGGAATCTTGAGCCAATTTGGGGATTTGGTCGAAAGCCTCTTTAAGCGTTCGGTCAACACCAAAGATTCTGGTAGCTTTTTGCCTGGACATGGCGGCTTTTTGGACAGGTTAGACGCCTTATTGTTCGCGATGCCCTTGGTGTATGTGTATCTCCATTACATTGCGCCACAAATCTGAAGATGATGAAATTCCTTGTTGCCCTGTTGATTTTCGGATCAACCTTTATCCCTCAGCGCATAAAAGCCCAAACCGCAGCGGATAGCTTGGCCATCAAAAAAACGGTTTTGGACTATGCCGAGGGCTGGTACACCGCAGATACCGCCCGAATGACCCGTGCGATTCACCCTAAATTGGCGCGACGTGCCCTTGTTCCAGACAGGCAATCCGGTGACTTGTTTTTTGAGGATATGGACGCAACCCAACTCATTGAGGCAACCCGGAAGAACTATGGAAGGGGTTTACCCCCAAGTCAGCAACAAAAAGACATTACTATTGTCGAGATCAATGGAAATACCGCTATGGTAAAACTCCAAATGCGGCGCTGGTATGACTATCTCCAACTTTTGCGGGTAAATGACGAATGGAAAATTCTTAATGTTCTCTGGGAACTGAAGCCGCGCGAAGAATAAGCACACGTGCTGCACGCAGAAAATAAGCCCTCTTTGATCCAACAAAACAGGTCGCCTTTTCTGATTGGCGGGGTGCTACAAAATCACTGTTTCCTAATACCCAAAACGCATAGGTGTACATGAAAACACACTTTGATCACGAATGGTTACTGGGAGCCAGTTTCGTATTTTTATTAGCCTCTTCTATTACCGTCTTTTGTTCCGAAAAAATCGCACACATGAGCCTCTTTGGTGTGCCCTTTAATACCGCCATTTGGTCTTTTCCAATAACACTCCTGCTATGGTTCGGAGCCAAACATTGCCTACCCATTCAGTTCTCTCGCTGTCTCCCTCCAATGTATCTTCGGATTTTATTTGTAATTTCAGTTCTCCTGACCACAACCATATGCTATACAGCCTTTTTCCCTCAAACCGTTGCGCCTTTTCATGAAATCGTCGGTATAACGATTCAGGCTTTAACCTATTTGTGGTTTGGCGCACAGCTCATAATTTTGATCAGGATGGCTTTCGGTTTTTTTTCAACCCTTCGGATCGTATAATTGTGGCGTAACCGACATCAAGTTTCTTTGAATTATAAATACCATCATTATACAGCCCTTTTAACCGCCTTGCTCAAAAGGCCCTAACCCTGCAACCTATGACCGATTCCAAAGCAAACATGACAGCCCCCCAAAATGGCCGCATGGATCGCATTTTGAACACCATCGAACGTGTTGGGAACAAACTTCCAGACCCCGCAATCTTATTCGTCCTGCTGCTGCTTACTGTCTGGGTACTCTCGGCCATTTTTGCGCAAATGAGTTTTGCCGAGATAGACCCACGCTCCGGAAAACCGATCGAGATTAAAAACATGCTTACCGGAAAATCCCTTGCGGAATTTTTATCGGGCATGGTTAAGACCTTTATGGACTTCCCGCCATTGGGGGTGGTCTTGGTGGCCCTTCTCGGTGTGGGCGTGGCAGAGCATACCGGATTTATCAACTCTGCACTTAAAGGACTATTGAACATCACGCCGCAAAAATTGCTCACGCCCATGCTAATTCTGGTAGCTATTGTGAGCCATACTGCCGTAGATGCAGGCTATGTGTTGATTATTCCGTTGGGTGGCGCGATTTTCTATGCTGCGGGCAGGCACCCCCTTGCCGGTATTGCAGCCGCTTTTGCAGGCGTATCCGGTGGTTTTAGCGCAAACTTTGTCCCCTCCAGTTTAGACCCACTCTTGGCCGGACTAACACAATCCGCCGCCCAAATTATGCAGCCCGACCGCTTAGTAAACCCGCTTTCTAATTGGTTCTTCATGAGCGCATCCAGTTTATTGATTGTTAGTTTAGGCTGGTACATTACCGATAAAGTGATTGAACCCCGGCTCAAAGCCGTACCGATTGACGGTGATATGTCCGACGCACCAAAACAAGAGGCCCTTAATCCCTTGGAGCGGAAAGGGATGTTGTGGGCAGGACTTTCTTTCTTGTTTGGATTGTTGTTGTTGTTCCTTGCCGCCTTTCCGAGTGACTCGCCGCTGCGGGCTGAAAATGGCGAATTGACCGCTTCTGCCGCACCTTTGATGAAGTCCATCGTTCCCTTGATTTTTCTCCTTTTCTTATTGCCCGGCGTGGTATATGGC
It encodes:
- a CDS encoding AbgT family transporter; the protein is MTDSKANMTAPQNGRMDRILNTIERVGNKLPDPAILFVLLLLTVWVLSAIFAQMSFAEIDPRSGKPIEIKNMLTGKSLAEFLSGMVKTFMDFPPLGVVLVALLGVGVAEHTGFINSALKGLLNITPQKLLTPMLILVAIVSHTAVDAGYVLIIPLGGAIFYAAGRHPLAGIAAAFAGVSGGFSANFVPSSLDPLLAGLTQSAAQIMQPDRLVNPLSNWFFMSASSLLIVSLGWYITDKVIEPRLKAVPIDGDMSDAPKQEALNPLERKGMLWAGLSFLFGLLLLFLAAFPSDSPLRAENGELTASAAPLMKSIVPLIFLLFLLPGVVYGYVAKTVTNHRDIIKGMSASMSTMGYYMVMAFFASLFISSFSHSNLGALLALKGANLIKWLALPGGVTILLIILLTSFVNLLIGSASAKWALLAPIFVPMLMQLGLSPELTQVAYRVGDSTTNIITPLMPYFPLVVVFGQRYVKNTGIGTLVSLMLPYSLTFMVGWVIFLLLYWFAGIPLGLQAPYVHP
- a CDS encoding nuclear transport factor 2 family protein — translated: MKFLVALLIFGSTFIPQRIKAQTAADSLAIKKTVLDYAEGWYTADTARMTRAIHPKLARRALVPDRQSGDLFFEDMDATQLIEATRKNYGRGLPPSQQQKDITIVEINGNTAMVKLQMRRWYDYLQLLRVNDEWKILNVLWELKPREE